The sequence below is a genomic window from Streptomyces sp. NBC_00582.
ACGAGGTACACGGTCCTGCCCGGCTTCAGGGACCGCTTCAGTTCCTTCTTCACCGCCGACGACAGCCCCGTCTTCGGGGTCAGCAGCACCGGGCCCTGCTTCTTGCCGGCCAGGGCGGGCGCGGTCACGGAGTACGCCGCGTCGTCCCGGTTGACGAGCACCGCGGACTTGGCGTTCATCAGGCCGGGAACGCTCTCGCCGATGGTGTTCCAGGTCCAGCGGGAGGCGGCGATGTTGGTGGCGTAGGCGTCCGAGCCCCAGACCCGGCCGACGCCGTTCTTGCGCAGCGGCTGGTAGCTCGGGTTGTTGACGGAGCTGCTGCGCGAGGCGTCCGTGACGGGCGTCAGCTCGCCGGTGGCCACGTCGACGGCGGCGAGGGTGTGCACGTCGTCGCTGTTCGGCGAGGTGTGGACGTCGAGGACGATCCGCTTGCCGGTGGGCGACCAGGACGGGTTGGCGTACCGGTTCGGGCCGGTGGTGAGCTGCTTGACCTCGGTGCCGTCGGCCTTCGCGAGGAAGATCTGCGGGATGCCGTCGGTGTCCTTGCGGACGAACGCCAGCCGGGTGCCGTCCGGTGAGAAGGCGGGCTGCTCCGCGTCGGTGAGGACCCGCTTGACGGTCTGCGCGGCGCTGTCGAAGACGTACACGCCGGGGGTGCCGGTGCAGCTCGCGGTGCGGCGCTCGAAGGCGAGCAGGCCGTTGACGTTCACCGTCGGCTCGCTGTCGCAGACCGAGGACGGTTCCTGGGTCGCGGTCAGCAGCGGGCGGGGTGCCCAGGAGCCGTCGGAGGGGCCGTAGACGATCTGGCCGCCGGTCGAGAAGACGACGTAGCGGCCGCCCCACCAGAAGGCCAGGTCCTCGTAGGTGGCGCTGGAGCGCACGTCCTGCGCCCAGGGCAGGGTGATCTTCCCGCTGCCGTTGGGGCGCACGCTGGAGATCTGGCTCCAGGAGGAGATCACCCGGCTGCCGTCGGGGGCCCAGGTGGCGTAGTTGTCGACGCCCGGGATGGAGCTGCCCGAGCCGGTGGCCGGGTCGATCAGCAGTCCGCCGTCGTTGAGGATCCGTCCCTCGGTGCCGGGCCAGGGGCCCGCGTCGTCGGCGGCGGCGCCCGGTGCGGTCGCCAGGCCGCCCATGGCGGCGAGGGCCGCCGCGGTGGCGAGCGCCGCGGCACGGCGGCGCGTGAACATTCTCAAGTTGTCGTCCCCCCAGGGATCACACGTCACAGCCGCTTCACAGCGGCTCGGACACTTTAGTGCTCAACAGGACTACATGAGAACAGAGTTACGCATCGCAGGCGGCGGCCCGCGCCAGCAGCAGCTCCCGCTCGCGTGCGTTGCGGGTCAGGGCGGCCGCCCGTTCGAACTCGGCCCGCGCCTGAGCCGCACGGCCCAGGCGCAGCAGCAGATCGCCTCGGACGCTGGGCAGCAGGTGGTAGCCGCTCAGGGCGGGCTCGTCGGCCAGGGCGTCGACGATCTCCAGGGCGGGGCCCGGTCCTTCGGCCAGACAGACGGCGACCGCGCGGTTGAGCTCGACGACGGGGGACGGGGCGCGGGCGGCCAGCAGGCCGTACAGGGTGGCGATGGCGGCCCAGTCGGTGTCCTCGTAGGTGGCGGCGTGGGCGTGGCAGGCGGCGATGGCGGCCTGGAGGGCGTACGGGCCCGGGGCGCCCTCGGAGGTGGCGCCGGCCCGGTCCAGGGCGGTGATGCCCCGCGCGATGAGCATGCGGTTCCAGCGGCGCCGGTTCTGGTCCTTGAGGAGGACGGGGGTGCCGTCGGGTGCGGTGCGGGCGGCGGTGCGGGCGGCCTGGAACTCCAGCAGGGAGACCAGCCCGTGCACCTCGGGCTCCTTGGGCATCAGCGCGGCCAGTTGCCGGGCCAGGCGCAGCGCGTCCTCGCACAGCGCCGGGCGCAGCCAGTCGTCTCCCGCGGTGGCCGCGTAGCCCTCGTTGAAGATCAAGTAGATGACGTCGAGGACCGAGCCGAGGCGGGCCTCGCGGTCGGGTCCGTACGGCACCTCGAAGGCGACGTTCCTGGTGGCCAGGGTCCGCTTCGCCCGGACGACGCGCTGGGCGACCGTGGGCTCGGGGACCAGGTAGGCGCGGGCGATCTCGGCCGTGGTCAGACCGCCGAGGAGGCGCAGGGTGAGGGCGGTGCGGGCCTCGGGGGACAGCACCGGATGGCAGGTGGTGAAGACGAGCCGGAGCAGATCGTCGTCGATGGCGTCGGGGTCCTGCGGTTCCGGGGGCGGCGGCACGTCCTCGAGGCTGCGGCCGATCTCCCGGAGCTTGCGGGCGTAGTTCTCCCGGCGGCGCACGAGGTCCACGGCGCGGTGGCGGGCGGCGGCGGTGAGCCAGGCGCCCGGCCGGTCCGGCACGCCGCTGTGCGGCCACTGCTCCAGGGCGGCGACCAGGGCGTCCTGGGCGAGTTCCTCGGCGATGCCGACGTCACGGACCACGCGGGTGACGGCGGCGACCACCCGGGGGAACTCCAGGCGGAAGACGGTCTCGATGGCGGTCCGGGTGTCGGTGGTGGGCTGTGGTTCCACAGTCCACCATCGAACACCCTGCCCGCGGGTCCGCCCAGCGGAGGGGCTCAGCCCTCGGCGATCTCCCGCACCTCACAGGTCACGGTCCAGTACTCCTCGTGCACCTTCAGGAAGCGGGTGGCCCACTCGATGGCCTCGGCCTTGTCCTTGCACTGCATGAGCGCGTATCCGCCGACGACCTCCTTGGCCTCGGTGAAGGGGCCGTCGGTGACGGTGATCCTCCCGCCCTCCCAGTGCACCCGGGTGCCCTGCGCGGACGGCAGCAGCCCGGCGGTGTCGAGCATGACGCCCGCCTTGGTGACCTCCTCGATCAGCTCCCCCATCCGCTGCATCAGCTCGGGGCTGGGGCCCTCGGCGGGGGCGGAGGCCTCGTCGATCTTCACGAGCGACAGGAAACGGGGCATGGTGGCTCCTCGTACGTCACGGCGGCCGGGTCCGTCCCGGCCTCTCACCCCTGCGTCGAACGGGAGACACCGGGATCGACACACTCCCCCGATTTTTTTCCGCGCGGATCGCGGGCGCCACCCGAGCGGCTACTTCAGCGACTTCCACAGGGTGCTCGCCGCCGGTTCCTCGGCGATCACCCGGTTGGGGTCGGAGGGGGCCGTGACGACCGGCATGGTGACCGTCGTGACCTCGTCGGCCGTGAGGCCCTTGAGGCTCTGGCCGAGTTCCATCAGTTCGGTGAGGGAGTTCAGTCCGGTGTCGGTGGTGAGGCTGCCGGTGATCGCGTCGGCGACCCCGTAGAGCTCGGTGGGGCTGGTGAGGAGGTTCGTGGAGGCGATCTGCTCCAGCAGGGCCTTCACGAGGTTCTGCTGGAGGCCTATGCGGCCGAGGTCGCTGCCGTCGCCTATGCCGTGGCGGGTGCGGGCGAGGGCGAGGGCCTGCTTGCCGTTCAGATGGTGGGTGCCGGCCGCGAGATGGAGGTGGCTGTCGTCGTCGTCGATGTCCTCGTCGGTGGTGACCGTGACCCCGCCGAGCGCGTTCACCAGCTTGGCGAAGCCGGAGAAGTCGACCTCGATGTAGTGGTCCATGCGGACGTTCGTGATCGACTCGACGGTCTTCACCGCGCACACCGGACCGCCCAGCGAGTAGGCGGAGTTGAACATCACGCCGTACGCCACCGCCGACGTGCCGCCCGAGGGCAGCGGGCAGGACGGGCGGGTGACGAGGGTGTCTCGCGGGATGCTCACCACGGTCGCGCTGGTGCGGCCCGCGTCGATGTGCACGACCATCGCCGTGTCGGAGCGGGCGCCGGAGCTGTCGCCGCCGCCGAGCTCCTGGTTCTCCTCGCCGCTGCGTGAGTCCGAGCCCAGGACGAGGATGTTCACCGCCTCGGTGGGCAGCGGGGACGCGGACGCCGAGGCGGACGCGCTCGGGGTGGTGACCGACTTGGCGGGGCGGTTGTCGCCGAGCGCCTGGTCGATGTCGACGCTTCGGATGTTGTCGTTGAGGTGCCGGTAGGCCCAGCCCGCCGTCCCGATGCCCAGCACCAGGGCGGCGGCCAGGGTGAGGCCGGCGGCCTTCAGCACTGTGGACCGCCGGCCCGTTCTTCCGCCGTCTTCGCCGTGCTCCTCGTGTCGCGTCACGGGGAGGAACGTAGGCGCGGATTATTAGCGGACTGTTAGGACGGCGGGCCCGGCCGGGATTTCTCGTGAAAATCTCACGATTCTCAGCCCGGCATCACCGGCGATGCCCCCCGTCACCGGCGTTCAGCCCAGGGTCACCGTCGGCACGGGATTGCTCCCGCTCCAGCTCGCGTTGAACCCGAAGCTCACCGAACCCCCGTCCGGAACCGTCCCGTTGTACGAGGCGTTCACGCAGGTCACGGCGGCCCCCGACTGGGTGCAGCCGGCGTTCCAGGCCTGGGTGATCCGCTGTCCGGCGCCGTACGTCCAGGTCACCTTCCAGGACGACAGCGAGGCACCCGAGCAGGAGATCGTCACGGTGCCGGTGAACCCGGTGTTCCACTGACTGCCCACGCTGTACGACGCGCCGCACGCGCCGGTCGGCGGGGGCGTGCTCGTACCGCCGAGCGCCTCAGCGATCCCGTAGTACGCCGGTTTCGGCGCGTAGTTCGCGTCGTACGGTGTCGCCGCGCCCTGCCCCGGGAAGGTGCTCTCCACCCAGGAGTCGGAGTCGGTGAAGCCCCACACGGTGAGGTTCACGCACCGCGCGACCGCCACGCAGGCGGCGGTGACCGCCTTGTAGTCGGCCTTCTGCTGGGCGAGTTCGGCGCTGTCCGAGGGCAGCGTCATCCGGATGTCCAGCTCGGTGATCGCCACGTCCACGCCGAGGTCGGCGAAGCGCTGGATGTTCTGCTGGAGGGTGGAGGGGACCTGCCCGAGGATGAGATGGGCCTGCAGGCCGACCCCGTCGATCGGAACCCCGCGCTCCTTCAGCGACTTGACCAGGTTGTACAGCGCCGTCGACTTCGCGTTGACGCCCTCCACGTTGTAGTCGTTGATGTAGAGCTTCGCGGCCGGGTCGGCGGCCCGCGCCCAGGTCAGGGCGTTCGCGATGTAGTCGGCGCCGAGGCCGTTGTACCAGAGGGTCGAGCGGTAGGTGCCGTCCTCGTTGAAGGGCTCGTTGACGACGTCCCAGGCGGCGAGCTTCCCCTTGTAGCGGCCGACCTCGGTGCTGATGTGGTTCTGCAGCAGGGTGCCGAGCTGGGCGGAGGTCCAGCTCCCGTTGGTGAGCCAGCTCGGGTTCTGGCTGTGCCAGACCAGGGTGTGGCCGCGCACCTGCTGGTTGTGGGCCTGCGCGAACGCCACGATCTGATCGGCCTCGGTCCAGTTGAAGGAGCCCTGGGTCGGCTCCACCGAGCCCCATTTCATGGCGTTGCCGGGGGTCAGCGAGGAGAACTGCGCCCCGGCGATGTCGCCGTAGGCGCCGGTCAGCTTGGAGCCGGTGACCGCCGTGCCGATGACCTTGCCCTTGGCGGTGCCGAGGTCGCGCAGGGGGGTGTCGGCGGCGTGGGCGGCGGGTGCCGTGAGCAGCAGCGCGAGGCCGGCCACGAGGGAGGTCAGGGACAGGCCTGTTCTCAGAGATCTCATGCGGGTGCCTCCGAAAGTTTCGGCCGTGCAACCGATTGACTTCGGAGGAGTGTCGAGGCCCCTGCCCCACCCGTCAATACGTCAACTTCCAGCCGGCGGGGGTGACGCGGTGCTCGTGCGCACCACGAGACTCGTCGCCAGCTCCACCCGGGTCGCGGCCGGCGTCTCCTCCCCGGTGGACCGGGCCAGCTCCAGCACCAGCCGGGCCGCCGCCTCCGCCATCTCGGTGAGCGGCTGCCGTACGGTCGTCAGCGGCGGCCCCACCCAGCGCGCCACCGGCAGATCGTCGAAGCCGACCACGCTGACGTCCTCCGGGATGCGCAGTCCCAGCTCACGGGCGGCCTCGTAGACTCCGAGGGCCTGGAGGTCGTTGCCGGCGAAGACGGCGGTGGGCCGGTCGGGGCGGTCAAGGAGCTCGCGGCCGAGCCGGTAGCCGGTCTCGTGGTGGAAGTCGCCGGTCTTGACCAGGTCCTGCTCGACCGGCAGCCCGGCGGTCTCCAGGGCGGCCCGGTAGCCGTCGATCCGGGCCCGGCTGCACATCATCTGCGGGGGCCCGCTGATCGCTCCGATCCGCCGGTGCCCCAGTTCCACCAGATGCCGGGTGGCGGCCAGGCCGCCCTGCCAGTTGGTGGCCCCGATGGACGGCACGTCCGCCCCCGGGTCGCCCGCCGGGTCCATCACCACGAAGGGGATGGTGCGGCTGGTCAGCAGTGCCCGCTGGGACTCGTCGAGCCCGGAGAGCACCAGCACAACGCCGTGCGGACGGCGGGCGGCGACCTGGTCCGCCCAGGTCCGCCCGGGGGTGAGCCGCCCCGCGCTCTCACTGAGCACGACACTCAGTCCGGCGTCCCGCGCCACGTTCTCCACGCCCCGGATGACCTCCATCGCCCAGGCGCTCTCCAGTTCGTGGAAGACCAGGTCGATCAGGGGCGAGCGGGTCGCCTCGGCCCGCCGTCGCCGGTAGCCGTGGGCGCGCAGCAGTTCCTCGACCCGGGTGCGGGTCGCGGGGGCGACGTCGGCGCGACCGTTGAGGACCTTCGAAACAGTCGGGGCCGAGACACCGGCCTCGCGGGCGATCTCCGCGAGCGTGGCGGTCTGCGGCCGCGTTTCAGCGGGCTCGGAGCGTGTCATGGCGGCGATCGTATCCCCGCGCGGCCTCTTGACTAACCCCTCTCAGCGCCATAGGTTCCCGGAACATTCGAAGTGTGTTACGAAACATTCGAATCCTTCGGGACAGGATCCCCCGGGACAGGAGTTTCATGACCACCGCCCCCTGGCGTGACCGCGCGCTGTCCGCCGCCGCCCGCGTCGACGACCTGCTCTCCCGGATGACCCTTCAGGAGAGGACCGCCCAGCTCTACGGCGTGTGGGTCGGCGCCGCGACGGACGGCGAGGGTGTCGCGCCGCACCAGCACGACATGACCGCCGACCACGACTGGGACGAGCTGATCACCCGGGGGCTCGGCCAGCTCACCCGGCCCTTCGGCACCGCCCCCGTGGACCCGGCGACCGGCGCCCGCGCCCTGGCCGCCGCCCAGCGCCGGATCGCCGCCGCGGGCCGCTTCGGCATCCCGGCCCTCGCCCACGAGGAGTGCCTGGCCGGGTTCACCGCCTGGCGGGCCACCGCCTACCCGGTCCCGCTGGCCTGGGGCGCCGCCTTCGACCCGCCGCTGGTCGAGGAGATGGGCCGGGCGATCGGCCGCGATCTGCGCACGGTCGGCGTCCACCAGGGCCTCGCCCCCGTCCTGGACGTGGTCCGCGACCCGCGCTGGGGCCGGGTCGAGGAGACGATCGGCGAGGACCCGTACCTGGTCGCCACCATCGGCACGGCCTATGTGCGGGGCCTGGAGTCCGCCGGAGTCGTCGCCACCCTCAAGCACTTCGCCGGGTACGCCTCCTCCGCCGGCGCCCGCAATCTGGCCCCGGTGCGGGCGGGCACCCGCGAGTTCGCGGACGTGACCCTCCCGCCGTTCGAGATGGCGCTGCGCGAGGGCGGCGCCCGCTCGGTGATGGCCGCCTACACCGAACGCGACGGCGTCCCCGCCTCCGCCGACCCGGAGCTGCTGACCCGTCTTCTGCGCGAGGAGTGGGGCTTCACGGGCACGGTCGTCGCCGACTACTTCGGCATCGGCTTCCTGCAGACCCTGCACCGGGTCGCCGGCACCCCCGCCGAGACCGCGCACCTCGCGCTGGAGGCCGGCATCGATGTCGAACTGCCGACGGTGAAGCACTACGGCGAGGCACTGGTCGCGGCCGTCCGGGCGGGCGAGATCCCCGAGGAACTGGTCGACCGGGCGGCCCGCCGCGTCCTGCTCCAGAAGTGCGAACTCGGCCTGCTGGACGAGGACTGGCAGCCGCAGCCCCCGGAGTCCGTGGACCTCGACCCGGCCGCGAACCGCGCACTGGCCCGCCGGCTGGCGGAGGAGTCGGTGGTCCTGCTCGACAACCCCGCCGGGCTGCTCCCCCTCGCCCCCGACACCAGGATCGCGGTGGTCGGTCCGAGGGCGGCGGACGCCCTGGCGATGCTCGGCTGCTACTCCTTCCCCTCCCATGTGCTCCCCCACCACCCCGGGGTGGAGCCCGGCATCGAGATCCCGACGCTGCTGGAGTCCCTGCGCACCGAACTCCCGGACGCCAAGGTGACCTTCACCGAGGGCTGCCCGGTCTCCGACCCCGACCCCTCCGGCTTCACCGAGGCCATCGCGCGCGCCGCGGAGGCGGACGTCTGCGTGGCGGTGCTCGGCGACCGGGCGGGCCTGTTCGGCCGGGGCACCTCCGGCGAGGGCTGCGACGTGGCCGACCTGAACCTGCCCGGCGTCCAGGGCGAGCTGCTGGACGCGCTGGTCGCCACGGGCGTCCCGGTCGTCCTCGTCCTGCTCACCGGCCGCCCGTACGCGCTCGGCCGCTGGCACGGACGCCTGGGCGCGGTCGTCCAGGCGTTCTTCCCGGGGGAGGAGGGCGGCCCGGCGGTGGCCGGCGTGCTGTCGGGCCGCCTCAACCCCTCCGGCCGCCTCCCGGTCAGCGTGCCGCGCCTGCCGGGCGGCCAGCCCTGGACCTATCTCCAGCCGCCGCTGGGCCTCGCGGGCGAGGTCAGCAGCCTGGACCCGACCCCGCTGTACCCCTTCGGCCACGGGCGCTCGTACACCTCCTTCACCTGGGAGGACTTCACCGGCGGCGGACCGGAGACGCCGGACACGCCGGGGACACCGGAGACGGAGATCGGCACGGACGGCGCATACGACGTGTCCGTCACCGTCCGCAACACCGGACCCCGGCCCGGCACGGAGGTCGTCCAGCTCTATCTG
It includes:
- a CDS encoding LCP family protein — its product is MTRHEEHGEDGGRTGRRSTVLKAAGLTLAAALVLGIGTAGWAYRHLNDNIRSVDIDQALGDNRPAKSVTTPSASASASASPLPTEAVNILVLGSDSRSGEENQELGGGDSSGARSDTAMVVHIDAGRTSATVVSIPRDTLVTRPSCPLPSGGTSAVAYGVMFNSAYSLGGPVCAVKTVESITNVRMDHYIEVDFSGFAKLVNALGGVTVTTDEDIDDDDSHLHLAAGTHHLNGKQALALARTRHGIGDGSDLGRIGLQQNLVKALLEQIASTNLLTSPTELYGVADAITGSLTTDTGLNSLTELMELGQSLKGLTADEVTTVTMPVVTAPSDPNRVIAEEPAASTLWKSLK
- a CDS encoding glycoside hydrolase family 3 N-terminal domain-containing protein encodes the protein MTTAPWRDRALSAAARVDDLLSRMTLQERTAQLYGVWVGAATDGEGVAPHQHDMTADHDWDELITRGLGQLTRPFGTAPVDPATGARALAAAQRRIAAAGRFGIPALAHEECLAGFTAWRATAYPVPLAWGAAFDPPLVEEMGRAIGRDLRTVGVHQGLAPVLDVVRDPRWGRVEETIGEDPYLVATIGTAYVRGLESAGVVATLKHFAGYASSAGARNLAPVRAGTREFADVTLPPFEMALREGGARSVMAAYTERDGVPASADPELLTRLLREEWGFTGTVVADYFGIGFLQTLHRVAGTPAETAHLALEAGIDVELPTVKHYGEALVAAVRAGEIPEELVDRAARRVLLQKCELGLLDEDWQPQPPESVDLDPAANRALARRLAEESVVLLDNPAGLLPLAPDTRIAVVGPRAADALAMLGCYSFPSHVLPHHPGVEPGIEIPTLLESLRTELPDAKVTFTEGCPVSDPDPSGFTEAIARAAEADVCVAVLGDRAGLFGRGTSGEGCDVADLNLPGVQGELLDALVATGVPVVLVLLTGRPYALGRWHGRLGAVVQAFFPGEEGGPAVAGVLSGRLNPSGRLPVSVPRLPGGQPWTYLQPPLGLAGEVSSLDPTPLYPFGHGRSYTSFTWEDFTGGGPETPDTPGTPETEIGTDGAYDVSVTVRNTGPRPGTEVVQLYLHDPVASVTRPDVRLIGYQRLDLADGESARVTFRFHTDLSAFTDRSGRRVVEPGALELRLGTSSAEVRQTARLRLTGPVREVGADRRLRCETDVVRN
- a CDS encoding LacI family DNA-binding transcriptional regulator translates to MTRSEPAETRPQTATLAEIAREAGVSAPTVSKVLNGRADVAPATRTRVEELLRAHGYRRRRAEATRSPLIDLVFHELESAWAMEVIRGVENVARDAGLSVVLSESAGRLTPGRTWADQVAARRPHGVVLVLSGLDESQRALLTSRTIPFVVMDPAGDPGADVPSIGATNWQGGLAATRHLVELGHRRIGAISGPPQMMCSRARIDGYRAALETAGLPVEQDLVKTGDFHHETGYRLGRELLDRPDRPTAVFAGNDLQALGVYEAARELGLRIPEDVSVVGFDDLPVARWVGPPLTTVRQPLTEMAEAAARLVLELARSTGEETPAATRVELATSLVVRTSTASPPPAGS
- a CDS encoding RNA polymerase sigma factor, encoding MEPQPTTDTRTAIETVFRLEFPRVVAAVTRVVRDVGIAEELAQDALVAALEQWPHSGVPDRPGAWLTAAARHRAVDLVRRRENYARKLREIGRSLEDVPPPPEPQDPDAIDDDLLRLVFTTCHPVLSPEARTALTLRLLGGLTTAEIARAYLVPEPTVAQRVVRAKRTLATRNVAFEVPYGPDREARLGSVLDVIYLIFNEGYAATAGDDWLRPALCEDALRLARQLAALMPKEPEVHGLVSLLEFQAARTAARTAPDGTPVLLKDQNRRRWNRMLIARGITALDRAGATSEGAPGPYALQAAIAACHAHAATYEDTDWAAIATLYGLLAARAPSPVVELNRAVAVCLAEGPGPALEIVDALADEPALSGYHLLPSVRGDLLLRLGRAAQARAEFERAAALTRNARERELLLARAAACDA
- a CDS encoding YciI family protein, translated to MPRFLSLVKIDEASAPAEGPSPELMQRMGELIEEVTKAGVMLDTAGLLPSAQGTRVHWEGGRITVTDGPFTEAKEVVGGYALMQCKDKAEAIEWATRFLKVHEEYWTVTCEVREIAEG
- a CDS encoding endo-1,4-beta-xylanase encodes the protein MRSLRTGLSLTSLVAGLALLLTAPAAHAADTPLRDLGTAKGKVIGTAVTGSKLTGAYGDIAGAQFSSLTPGNAMKWGSVEPTQGSFNWTEADQIVAFAQAHNQQVRGHTLVWHSQNPSWLTNGSWTSAQLGTLLQNHISTEVGRYKGKLAAWDVVNEPFNEDGTYRSTLWYNGLGADYIANALTWARAADPAAKLYINDYNVEGVNAKSTALYNLVKSLKERGVPIDGVGLQAHLILGQVPSTLQQNIQRFADLGVDVAITELDIRMTLPSDSAELAQQKADYKAVTAACVAVARCVNLTVWGFTDSDSWVESTFPGQGAATPYDANYAPKPAYYGIAEALGGTSTPPPTGACGASYSVGSQWNTGFTGTVTISCSGASLSSWKVTWTYGAGQRITQAWNAGCTQSGAAVTCVNASYNGTVPDGGSVSFGFNASWSGSNPVPTVTLG
- a CDS encoding cell wall-binding repeat-containing protein, with the protein product MFTRRRAAALATAAALAAMGGLATAPGAAADDAGPWPGTEGRILNDGGLLIDPATGSGSSIPGVDNYATWAPDGSRVISSWSQISSVRPNGSGKITLPWAQDVRSSATYEDLAFWWGGRYVVFSTGGQIVYGPSDGSWAPRPLLTATQEPSSVCDSEPTVNVNGLLAFERRTASCTGTPGVYVFDSAAQTVKRVLTDAEQPAFSPDGTRLAFVRKDTDGIPQIFLAKADGTEVKQLTTGPNRYANPSWSPTGKRIVLDVHTSPNSDDVHTLAAVDVATGELTPVTDASRSSSVNNPSYQPLRKNGVGRVWGSDAYATNIAASRWTWNTIGESVPGLMNAKSAVLVNRDDAAYSVTAPALAGKKQGPVLLTPKTGLSSAVKKELKRSLKPGRTVYLVGGTSVLSGTVATQLKTLGYVPKRLSGADRYATSVAVAKAVTTAPKYVFLAGGTEYRAALSAAAAASADGSASAGSVVLTNGNKLTSSVKSYLNSLNPAKTMVIPVGSAAKYALTHTGFSHWPSTYYYYPIAGGTDAAISVNIAKFWWSAPGQTSLAFSGQWRDGVSAAAAMNVFGPLLWTGRPALSTEVKSYLLRESASTNFTAAFGNTGAVAPEAVTTVGASISAGSSWFDYRPYYNGVIPTATSATTFALRTNDGQEATLERTGPTGADPTMDQLKTVHRQ